AGTATTGGGAAGCCCAAAACAACGAGTTTTACGAAATTCACAAAGCCCTCTACGACGGTACCGAGGGCCGCAGCCTTTTTCAGAATGGCGAAGGCTGGTTGGCCACGTTGGAAGATGTCGCCTCAGCGGGCGTCCATGGCAACTTCGATAAAGTCTGTGATACCAACGCCCACACCATTTGGATGTACCTCAAGCATCGGAAGATTCAGATGGATGAACAGGCGAGAGTGGCCGAGAAAGATAAATAATTCAAAATGATTTTGAATTCAATACCAATAATGTGGCATTATTATCCTAAAATGTCCATATTTTTGTTTCTCAAAATAGTTATTAACTTCCTCATTTGTTAAACCTAAGTCCATTAGTAAAAGTGCAATAAGTATAGCTTGAAGTTTCTTAGTAGCTAATGCCAATTCTAAATCTTTTAAAATAGTTTTTTTGCCGCTTGCGTCGTAATGTGTATAATAATTCCTGCTATCCTTTACACTAACAATAAAAGCGTTTTTATCACTAATCATTTTGTCTAAAGTTGGTATTTCAGATACAACATGCAAAATTTCACAAAGCCTATCCTTTAATCTAGGTTCATTGGAATAGTTAATAGCCTCTTTTAACCAATCTTTATGCTGATTTTCAACCGATTTAAGAATATTATTAACTCTTGCCTTGTGTTCAGATTTAGGAATTACATAATTTTTTTTAAAATTTCTATGATATATTTCTAATGCTTGTACAATGTTTAAAAAGGTATTTATCTCAATAACGCTTACATTAATACTATCCATCAAAAATCCAATTACAGGTCGAATCTTTTCATTAAGAATGTACCATTTTCTTATCACATCTTCAAATGTGTCGCTTATCTCATTATACGTAAATAGATAATTTATAGTATTTTTGGAGTTGCTATTCGCTTCAATCCCATACTGCCCAAAAAAAAGACTCATCTCTTTAAAATACAATTTATAGCCTTGGATAAAGGTTTGCTCATTGTTTGCTAGTATTATGGATGTTATATATGTATTTTCGAGAGTGGCGAATTTTAAAAATTTTGTAAACACATATATTTCTTTGAGCAAATCCTTAATTTCTGTTGCATTTGCAAATATTAATGTTAGAACAGCTTCCTGAATAATAGAAAATTTTTGAGAATCTGAATTATTAGGTGCAGCAGCATGAAACTCAAATTGGCCATTTAGAGCCTCATTAATAGAAAAAGGGACATTTTTAGGTCTATTATATTCAATCTTCAAGTCGGTTATATCGTATATATCTCCTTGATTTGCAAAGTCGAAGCGGTCAAGCCATATGTCTAAATTATTATATTTTATTATAGCTCTATTAAAAACCAAATCACTTAAATTTTTAATATGTCCCCCAACAATAATATATGGAATATCAAATTTTAGTATTTGAATCTTCCCAGCTATTGAATTAAAAGATTTACGTTTACAATCAATTAAAGTAATTAAATTTCGTTCTTTAGTTACCCCTAAAATAATGGCTTCACTCCTATCTGGAAATGGATCAGTTTCAGTTTCTTTATAAGGAATAAAAATTTCTAACTCGCCACCATGAGTTGGGTTATACACCAAAGTTCCATAACATTCATTGGGACTATCGCTAGGTATATACCAAACGCCCTGATATACAAAACTATCAGTAATTTGCTTGTCCATTGATCTAATCTATTTTTTAGAAAGGTAAAGGTAAAAAAATCCTGTCCTGTCGTACCTCGGCAGGATTTTTTTGTTTTGGGCAAAAACCCAACGATGCTTATCACGGCTGATTTTCAAAACTATCTTGATTACTTCAAAGCCTGGGCAGAAGCCCAAGGCCTGTTCTTCCTGTATGGCGGGGTTGAGCTGGGCATCCAGTATGCCACCTCCAAGGAGGATTTCTCCTACCCCTTCGCCTGGCTCGAACAGCCCGAGATCCTCTCAGAAGACAACGGTGCCGGGCAGCTCATCGAAGCCTACTACGGCGGCATCAGCGTTATATGCTCCGCCGCCCTCGACGATCGCGCCGCGCAGGTACAGGCCGAGGTCGATGCCATGCGACTCCTGCAAGGCCTGCAAAAAAAAATGCGCTTGGACAACCGCCACAAAGGTACCCTCGACTGCACCATCAGCGGCATGAAAAAAACCGCCGTCGATCGCGGCTGGGCGGGCAGTCATTGGGGTTGGAGATTGGAATTTGAACTTAGATTTTCGGCAAATGGACTACTTAGCTAATATTACCCATCAGGATTTGCAGCTTTCAAAACTGCCCATCGTCGTCAATGTCGATGCCTCCAGTCCCGTCACGTACCCCGTCCGGACCAACCTCCGGTATTATCTTGAGCTATTTGTACCCGAGTTTTATCAGGGAAGTTTTATTTCATTGACTACTCTGGAGGGAAGCGAAGAGCCGCCCCAAACCCTTGCCGGTGTGACGGCCTACCCGGGTGCCAACTTCGAAATTCAGGATCTGCTGCACGGCTTGGTGGAGAGCTGCGTGCCGGAGTTTGGATTGAATGAAATCACCCTCTGCGAAACGATGGTACGGCCGTATTATGCCAAGGCCATTCGCAAAAACGGCAGCGTTCTCATCGACGAAATCATCCTGCCTTCGGGCTTTGTGTACCGTGGCGGTTTTTTAGAAAGCGACTATGCCGCCTACAAAAACAAATTTTTTACGAGCTATGTCGGCAGCGGCCGCCGCTTCCTAACCTGGAAGCCCAACCACGCCACCCTGCGCCCCGATCAACCCGAATACCTGGGTTTCATCACCAACTTCAGCCCTACGCCGTCGGAGTTGAGACTACGGGTCGAAATCACCTACGAAGACTGGAGCACCGAGACGATCACGGCCAAGACCCTCAGTGAAGTATCGTCGATGGCGGTCTATGTGTGCCCCGTTGGCCCCACTCAACTCAACCTTCAGGCCCGCATGAACAGTGCCGGTGAGTTTGTGATCCGGTACAAAGTCTGGCTCTCCAACGAAAACAACGAGCGGCTTTCAGAGGAGCGTACCTACCTCGTCGATCGTCAGCCGTTCCGAAAAGTGCGCTATATTTTATTCCAAAACAGCCTTGGGCTTTTTGATACGCTGGATTGCTACGGCGACGGCTTCGAAACCCTCAGGGTACAGCGCCAAACGGCCGAACAGTTCAGAGGCTATGAGTATTTGCCGCGCGTATCGGAGCGGGTCATTAACCGCGTCACGGGCGAGCGTGAGCTTACCGTGGCCGTGGGCTACGGTCGGTACCAAATCAAAGACCTGCGCGATTATTGGCAGGATCTGTTTTTTGCGGAGCAAATGTACCTCGTGACCGACCGTGAGCATATTCCGCTCACGCTGCTCTCCGATAGCTACCTGGCCGATGATGACCGCGAAAA
Above is a window of Runella slithyformis DSM 19594 DNA encoding:
- a CDS encoding ApeA N-terminal domain 1-containing protein; its protein translation is MDKQITDSFVYQGVWYIPSDSPNECYGTLVYNPTHGGELEIFIPYKETETDPFPDRSEAIILGVTKERNLITLIDCKRKSFNSIAGKIQILKFDIPYIIVGGHIKNLSDLVFNRAIIKYNNLDIWLDRFDFANQGDIYDITDLKIEYNRPKNVPFSINEALNGQFEFHAAAPNNSDSQKFSIIQEAVLTLIFANATEIKDLLKEIYVFTKFLKFATLENTYITSIILANNEQTFIQGYKLYFKEMSLFFGQYGIEANSNSKNTINYLFTYNEISDTFEDVIRKWYILNEKIRPVIGFLMDSINVSVIEINTFLNIVQALEIYHRNFKKNYVIPKSEHKARVNNILKSVENQHKDWLKEAINYSNEPRLKDRLCEILHVVSEIPTLDKMISDKNAFIVSVKDSRNYYTHYDASGKKTILKDLELALATKKLQAILIALLLMDLGLTNEEVNNYFEKQKYGHFRIIMPHYWY
- a CDS encoding DUF5977 domain-containing protein, encoding MDYLANITHQDLQLSKLPIVVNVDASSPVTYPVRTNLRYYLELFVPEFYQGSFISLTTLEGSEEPPQTLAGVTAYPGANFEIQDLLHGLVESCVPEFGLNEITLCETMVRPYYAKAIRKNGSVLIDEIILPSGFVYRGGFLESDYAAYKNKFFTSYVGSGRRFLTWKPNHATLRPDQPEYLGFITNFSPTPSELRLRVEITYEDWSTETITAKTLSEVSSMAVYVCPVGPTQLNLQARMNSAGEFVIRYKVWLSNENNERLSEERTYLVDRQPFRKVRYILFQNSLGLFDTLDCYGDGFETLRVQRQTAEQFRGYEYLPRVSERVINRVTGERELTVAVGYGRYQIKDLRDYWQDLFFAEQMYLVTDREHIPLTLLSDSYLADDDREKTVGRTLTFRYTNKETSYSRLPALIATPERPTGWRGDAQACELDQSTGLRNGKKRYGLLVKYYIDSGEDVKPRTQKPNIVGTEGYIPSWDSVDCTAGTTPFKNVLISQTSVYKRNNCAVGQVGGNWTVSVAANTYGSEVSQTDADGKAQAAANALDTQENANMFGTCIVPAPIPIGLTSACPTASTQPIFAVIVGSEEIITNTSFNSPTVRYAATGLNQGSYNLDIRVQYAASPFESFRIRIPSKGFSSAVLAGNQTYRIANISINWGDADLVIICEPA